The stretch of DNA CCATCGTGCTGACCAGCCCGGGGCCGGGGCGGTCGAGGGTGAAGAGGGAAGGGCGCACGGCGGTACCGCTTTCGTCTGGTCGGCTGTCGGAGTTGGCTGAGGGTCGCTTCTGGTCGCCGTCCATGATCTCCCACCCTGCCGCAGGTGCGGACACCGGCTGGGATCACCAACTCCGGCGCCGCTGCGGCATTTTGATTGGCCGTCCACTCGCGGAGTACGGCCCCGGAGCGAGCCCGGCTGGGTGCGTCCGGCGGCGCTGCGTGGTGAGGAGTCGTTGGTGTCGGAGGTCTACCTGTTCGACGAGGCGGAGAGCACGCCGGTCCGGGCCGACGATGGTGTGGCGGACTTCCCCGAGGGCCTCGTCGCCGCTGTCGAGGCCGTCTGCTTTCAGGGGCGTCTGGTGTGGGGCGCCGACCTGGCACCGCTACTGGAGCGGTACGGCGTCGCCCTCATCTCGCCGGAGCTTGCGGGGGCCGGCAGGGACGTTGGCGAAACGGGTCTTCGGTCAGCCTGCACGGCAGGCTGACCGAAGACCCGTCAGGAGCGCCTAGCGGACAGGCGTCACCTCAGGTGGCGGCCGAAGAAGCTCGCCGCGTCCTCGCCGGCGTGCTGCGGGACGCCGGTGTGGCCTCCCATGTTGGCGTGCAGGGACTTCTCCGCGGAGCCGAAGGCGTCGAAGAGGTCGAGGGCGGCCTGGCGGTCGTTGCCCTCGTCGTCCCACTGGAGCAGGACGTGCAGGGGGATGGTGACCCGGCGGGCCTCCTCCAGGATGGCGCGCGGGACGAAGCTGCCGGCGAAGAGGCCGGCGGCCGCGATGCGGGGTTCGGTGGCGGCCAGGCGGACGCCGATGGAGATCACGCCGCCCGAGTAGCCGACCGGGCCGGTGAGTTCGGGCAGGGCGAGGAGGGCGTCCAGGGCGGTCCGCGCCTCGGCGGCGGCCCGGTCGACCAGCGGGAGGGTGAGGGCGTCGATGATCGCCTCGGTGACGGGTTCGCCGGCGGTCATCACCCGCCGGAGGTCGGCGCGGGCCTGGTCGAGGGCCGGCCAGCGGGGGCGGTCGCCGCTGCCGGGGAGTTCGAGTGTGGCGGCGGCGAGGCCGTCGGCCACGGCGCTGCGGGCCCGGTCCAGCAGACGGGGGTACATCCGGCCGAGCCCGAGCGGCGGGAGACCGAGCAGGATCAGCGGAGTGGGGGCGGCGGCGGAGGCGGGCGTCCACAGGAAGCCGGGGATCTCGCCGAGGGTGAACCCGCGCTCGAGGACCTCGCCGTCGAGACGCTGTTCGGAAGTGAACTGAAGGGTCATGATCGTGCCTTTGCGGGAGAGCTGCTTGAACGGCGCTCCCGGACGACCTATCGCCCGACCGTGACCCCGGAGGAGAGCACCCATGTCGATACTGCGTTCACGGGTACCACCTCCTCTTTCGCTCGCACGGCCACCGGAAGGGTAGCAGGGTTCGCCCGCCTTCGGTGCGGGCCGCCGCGGCCGTTGCGCCGGCATTGGCCCGCACCGGTCGGGGCTACTGGATGACGCCGCTGGTCACGCAGGCGGGGTAGCTGGTGTCCCCGGCGCGGGCACCGGTGGTGCGGTCGACGACGGTGGCCGTGATCACGATGTTCTGCCCGTACGAGCAGCCGACCCGGGTGCTGTTGCCGCTGGCCCAGATGGTCCGGCCGTTGGTGCTCCAGGAGACCGAGTACGAGGAGGAGCCGGCGACGCTGAGGTTGCAGTCGATCGTCCCGTTGTTCGCCAAGAAGGCGTCCGGCTCCGAGTCGCAGCCCATCGAAGCCGAGACGGCGGCCGGCGCAGCGGTGGCGGCGGGGGCTCCGAGCAGTGTGGTGCTGGTGGCCAGCGCGGCGCCGAGCAGGGCGAGGCCGGCGCGGCGGGCGCGGCGGGCGGTGGTGGATGGTGCAGCGTTACGGCGCATGTGTGCTCCCGAGTAGGGGAATTGGGAGGGTGGGATGTGCGTCCTGTGCAACGTGCTGCACCAGAGGGTGGCAGGGCACCCGGAGCGTGTCCATGGCAGCGGCCACGGTGACCCGTTGATGTCATCTGGGCTGACCCGTTTGCGGGTGCCTGGCGTCAAGCGGCCAGAGCCGGGACGGCCGCGCGCTCTGGGGTACCTCGGAGCCGGACCGGCTCTTGCTCCGCGAGGCCCGTCGATCTCCGGCCGGGGCGCCGGCTGCGCGGAAGGGAGCTGACGGTGGGTGAGCGGGTGCCGACGGTGTACCTGTTGGTGGGGTTGACCGGGGCGGGGAAGACGACGTACGCGCGGCGGGTGTTGGAGCCGGGCGGGGTGGTGCGGTTGGCGGTGGACGAGGTGGTGTTCGCGCGGTACGGGCGGTACGGGGTGGACTACCCGGCGAGCGAGTACTTCGCGATCGAGGCTCCGGTGGTGGCGGAGCTGCGCGGGCAGCTGGGGGAGCTGGTGGCGGCGGGGCGGGACGTGGTGTGGGACCACGGGCTCTGGCCGCGGGGCGATCGGGAGGCGTTGAAGGCGGTGGTGGAGGCGACGGGCGGGCGGTGGCGGTTGCTGTACTTCCCGGTGGGGAGGGGGGAGCTGCTGCGCAGGCTGGCCGAGCGGAACCGGCGGGGTGGGGCGAATGCGCTGCCGGTGACGGCGGCGGATCTGGACGACTTCATCGGGCGGTTCGAGGTGCCGGTGGGGGAGGGCGAGGAGATCGTGGGGCCCGAGTGGTTCGGTGGGGAGGGCCTCGCGTCGGGTCGGGGCGTCAGCTGAGCTTGAGGGTGAGCCAGAGGGCCGGGACGGCGGTGGCGAGGGTGGCGGGGACGACAAGGAGGCCGAGGCGGGTGAAGTCGCGGAGGCTGACCTCGGTGGCGTGGGTGGTGAGGATGCGGCGCCAGAGGAGGGTGGCGAGGGAGCCGGCGTAGGTCAGGTTGGGGCCGAGGTTGACGCCGAGGAGGACGGCCAGCACGGCGCCGGGGCCGGCGGGGGCGGTGAGGGGGAGGAGGACCAGGGTCGCGGGGAGGTTGTTGATCAGGTTGGACAGCAGGGCGGCCAGGCCGGCCAGGGCGAACAGGGTCGGCAGGGAGGTGCCGGAGGGGACGAGGTGGGCCAGGGCGGCGGCCAGGCCGTTGTCGACCACGGCGCGGACCACGATGCCGAGGGCCAGCACGAAGGCGAGGAAGGGGACCGCGGCCGAGCGGGCGATCTCGGTGGGCGTGGTGCGGCGCTGGGCGAGGGCCCGGCCGGCCAGGACGAGGGCGCCGGCCAGGGCGGCCCAGGCCGGGTTGAGGCCGAGCGCCGAGGTGAGGACGAAGCCGGCCAGGGTGCAGGCGACGGTGACCAGGGCGAAGAGCGGGAGTTCGGGCTCGGCGAGCCCCGGGGAGGTCTCGGCGGGGGCGTCCAGGTCGGCGGCGAAGAAGCGCCGCAGGACGGCGTACTCGACGGCGATCGCCACCAGCCAGGGCAGCGACATCAGGGCGGCGAACCGGGTGAAGGAGAGGCCGCTGGCGGTGAAGGCGAGCAGGTTGGTGAGGTTGGAGACCGGCAGCAGCAGAGAGGCCGTGTTGGAGAGGTGGGCACAGGCGTAGAGGTGCGGGCGCGCGCGGACGCCGAGGCGGGTGGTGGTGGCGAGGACCACGGGGGTGAGCAGCACGACGGTCGCGTCCAGGCTGAGCACGGCCGTGATGAGCGAGGCGATCACGAAGACCTGGACCAGCAGCCGGCGGGGGCGGCCGATCGCCGTCCGGGCCATCCAGGCGCCGCAGGCGTGGAACAGGCCCTCGTCGGCGCAGAGTTTGGCGAGCACCAGGACGGCGGCGAGGAACCCGACCACCGGCCCGAGGCGGCCGGCCTCGGCGGCGGCGTGCTCGGGGGAGATCGCGCCGGTGGCCACGGCGATCCCCGCAGCCGGAACGGCGACCACCGCCTCAGGCCAGCCCCAGGGCCGGACCACTGCGGCGGCCAGGACGAGCACCAGCAGGCCGATGGAGAGTGCTTCGGCGGCGGAGGTGTTCAGGGTCTGCTCCCGGTGACGGCTGTGGCTGCCCCGTTCCGGAGCTGTCCTCATCGAAGCAGAGCGAGGGTGCGGAAGCGCAGGTGGGTGCGCCGAGTCGAGCCGAGAGCAGGTAGGTAGCAGGTGAGGGGTGGAAGCCTAGAGCCTAGGGACTCTAGGTATATGTCAGGAGGCTCAAGCCAGAGTGCCGTGCACCCCAGGGAAATGGCGGGTCACCCCAGGGAAATGGCGGGTCAGCCCAGGGAAATGGCGGGTCAGCCCAGGGTGGCGTCGAGTTCTTCCAGGGCGCCCACGACGATCGTCCGCATGGCCTGCTCGGCCTGCTCGGCCTCGCCCGCGCAGATCGCCTCGGCGACCTCGCGGTGGAGGCGGATGGCGTAGGGGCGGGGCTGGTGGGGCATCAGCTGATGCTCCGTCCGGCCGGTGAGGACGGCGCCGACCGTGTCGCCCAGGTGGGCGAACATCTCGTTGCCGGAGGCGCGCAGCACGGTCGCGTGGAAGGCGATGTCGTGCCGGAGGAAGGCCTCGAGGTCGGCGGCCTTGGCGGTCATGGTGAGCTCCACGGCCAGCGCACTGAGCTCGCGCCGCTGGTCGTCGGTGGCCTGACGGGCCGCCAGCGCGGCGGCGGCCGGCTCGACGGCGACCCGGAGCGAGCCGAGCGAGCGGAGCTGGGCGGCCCGGTCCGCGCCGGCCAGGCGCCAGCGGATGACCAGCGGGTCGAAGACGTCCCACTGCTCCTTCGGCAGTACCGTGCTGCCGACCCGCCGCCGGGACTCCACCAGGCGCATCGACTCCAGGATGCGGACGGCCTCGCGGACCACCGTCCGGGAGACCCCGTACTGCTCCTCCAGCTCCTCGCTGCGCAGCACCGTGCCGACGGGGAGCTCACCCGAGGCGATGGCTGGTCCGAGGTCGGCGAGGAGGCGGCCCGGCAGGCCCTGGATGTCCATCCGACCAGCGTAGAGGCCACCACTCACCCACCCCGGTCCGCCGCGCAAAAGTATGACGATTAGGTTTCTAGGTCTTGAATAAGTCATATCTTTGGGTGCAAGGTGGCACCGACCAGGCAGAACAGGAGCACCACCGCATGGGTCTCAACGTCGAGAACCACGTACCCCACCCGCCGCTCGTCGTGGTGATGGGCGTCTCGGGGGTCGGGAAGACCACCGTCGCCCGGCTGCTCGCCGAGCGGCTGGCGCTCCCGTACGCGGAGGCGGACGACTTCCACCCGCCCGCCAACATCGCCAAGATGGCCGCCGGCATCCCGCTGGACGACGCCGACCGGCAGCCCTGGCTCGCCGCGTTGGCGGGCTGGCTGGGGGAGCGGTGCGCGGCGGGCGAGGGCGGGGTGGTGACCTGTTCGGCGCTCAAGTGGCGCTACCGCGACACACTGCGCACCGGCTGCCCGGAGGCGTTCTTCCTGCACCTCAGCGGTGGGCACCGCCTGGTCGAGGACCGGCTCGCCCACCGGGCCGGGCACTTCATGCCCGCCTCGCTGCTCGACTCCCAGTACGCCACCCTCGAACCGCTCCAGCCGGACGAGCACGGCCTGGTGCTGGACGTCGACCACACCCCCGACCACCTCGTCGAGATGGCCGCAGCCCGGCTGCGGCCCGTCAACGGAGACCTCGCGTGACACTCCCCGCCCTGCTCGCGGCCGCCCCACCGGCCCTGCCGCACACCGGCAGCGACACCCAGCTGCTGGTCGCCACCCTGGTGGCGATCGGCGCCATCGTGCTGCTGATCACCAAGCTCAAGCTCCACCCCTTCCTCGCGCTCACCCTGGGCTCGGGGCTGCTCGCGGCGGTGGCCGGCGCGCCGTTCGACAAGCTGACCAGCAGCTTCGTCACCGGCTTCGGCTCCACGGTGAGCAGTGTCGGCCTGCTGATCGGGCTGGGCGCGATGCTCGGCAAGCTGCTGGCCGACTCCGGCGGGGCGAACATCATCGCGGACACCGTGCTGGCCCGGTCCTCCCGGCGGGCGCTGCCCTGGGCGATGGCGCTGATCGCGGCCGTGCTCGGGTTGCCGCTGTTCTTCGAGGTCGGCGTGGTGCTGCTGATCCCGATCGTGCTGCTGGTGGCCCGCCGGGGCGGGCTGCCGCTGATCCGGGTCGGCATCCCGGCGCTGGCCGGGCTCTCGGTGCTGCACGGCCTGGTGCCGCCGCACCCGGGCCCGCTGGTCGCCGTGGACGCGCTCAAGGCCGACCTCGGCGTGACGCTGGCGCTCGGCCTGCTGATCGCCGTGCCGACGCTGATCGTGGCCGGCCCGCTCTTCGCCCGGGTCGCCGAGCGCTGGGTCGGCCCGCTGGAGCTCCCGGCGGCGCCGGCCGAGGCGGAGCCCGCGAAGGGAGAGCGGCAGCCCTCGTTCGGCGCGGTGCTGGCCACCATCCTGCTGCCGGTGGTGCTGATGCTCGGCAAGGCGCTCGCGGACGTGGTGGTCGACGACCCCAAGGCCGGGATCCAGCGGGTGGCGGACTTCGTCGGCTCGCCGCTGATCGCGCTGCTCGCGGCGGTGCTGCTCGGCATGGTGACGCTGGGTCGGGCCGCTGGCTTCGACAAGGCGCGGATCTCCACCACGGTGGAGAAGTCGCTCGGCCCGATCGCCGGGATCGTCTTCATCGTCGGCGCGGGCGGCGGCTTCAAGCAGACCCTGATCGACGTGGGCGTGGGCAACGCGGTGAGCAGCTGGTCGGCCAAGTGGCACATCTCGGCCCTGCTGCTCGGCTGGCTGATCGCGGTCCTGATCCGCCTGGCCACGGGCTCGGCCACGGTGGCCACCATCACCGCCGCCGGGATCGTCTCCCCGCTCGCGAGTGGCATGAGCACCAGCCACGCGGCGCTGCTGGTGCTGGCGATCGGCGCGGGTTCGCTCTTCCTCTCGCACGTCAACGACGCCGGCTTCTGGCTGGTGAAGGAGTACTTCGGGATGAGCGTCGGCCAGACGCTGAAGTCCTGGTCGGTGATGGAGACGATCATCTCGGTGGTGGCGATCGCGCTGATCCTGCCGCTGAGTCTGGTGATCTAGGGCGACTCTCCCCGCCCCGCCCCGGCCGGTCGGCGCCGGGGCGGGGCGGACCTGTCTACGCCGCCGGGACCGGCTGGGGCACGGCCGGGCCGACGTAGCGGGCTGCCGGGCGGATGATCTTGCTGTCGCCGGCCTGCTCCAGGATGTTGGCGCTCCAGCCGATCGCGCGGGCGGCCGCGAAGGTGGGCGTGAACATCTCGCGCGGCAGACCGCACAGGTGCATCACCACGCCGGCGTAGAACTCGACGTTGGTGTGCAGCTCGCGGCCCGGCTTCAGTTCGGTCAGGATCGCCAGCACCTGTCGCTCCACCGCCACGGCGAACTCCACCAGCCCGCCGCCGAATTCCTCGGCGACTCCGCGCAGCATCCGCGAGCGCGGGTCCTCGGTGCGGTAGACCGGGTGCCCGAAGCCCATGATCCGGTCGCCGGCCAGCACCCGGGCGCGGATCCACGGGTCGATCCGGTCCGGCGTGCCGATCGCGTCCAGGGTGTCCAGAGCCCTGCTGGGGGCGCCGCCGTGCAGCGGCCCGGAGAGCGCGCCCAACCCGCCGACCAGGCAGGCGGCCAGGTCGGCGCCGGTGGAGGCGATCACCCGCGAGGTGAAGGTGGAGGCGTTGAAGCCGTGGTCGACGGTGGCGATCAGGTACTGCTCGATCGCCCGGGCCTCGGCCGGCCCCGGCTCGCGGCCGGTCAGCATGTACAGGTAGTTGGCGGCGTACGGCAGGTCCGTGCGGGGCTCGACGGGCTGCTCGCCGTGCTGCAGCCGGTGCACGGCGGTGAGGATGGTGGGCACCAGAGCGGTGGCGAAGAGCGCGTCCGCCAGCCGCTGCTCGGGTGCGGTGTCGTAGAGCGGGCGCAGGCCGCGGTCGGCGGCGGCGATGGAGAGCGCGGGGCCGAGTGCGGCCAGCGGGCCGGCCGGGGCGGTCGCCGCGGCGAGCGCGGGGAGCACGGCACGCAGCGCCTCGGGCAGCCGGCGCAGCGGGGCGGTGCGGGCCCGGAAGGCGGCGCGGGCGGCGGGGTCCGGCAGTTCGCCGAGCAGCATCAGGTGCCAGACGTCCTCCAGGGTGCGCTGCTCGGCCAGTTCGATCGCCGAGTACTGCCGGTAGTGGTAGAAGCCCTCCAGCCCGCGGACGTCGCTGAGCGCGGTCTCGGTGACCACGACGCCCTTGAGGCCGCGCGGCACCTCGATGCCCGCATCGGTGGGGGTGGCGAGGTTCGCCTGGGACGGGGTGGTCGCGGTCGACATGAGTACCTCCTCGGAACGGCTTGACAGTCAGTACTCTGCGATCATTGATTAACGTTGTCAATGTTGACTGGAATCAATGTGAGATACTGTGGCCAGCTCGCCGGGAGGTCGGCGGGCCTGATGGGAGGCCAGGGATGAGCGCCGGCAGGTTGACTACGCAGCAGGTCGCCGAGCTGCTCGGAGTCAAGGTGCAGACGGTGTACGCCTACGCCAGCCGCGGCCTGCTGAGCAGCGAGCGGGTGTCCGGCGGCAAGGGCAGCACCTTCGACGCCGCGGAGGTGGCGGCGCTGGCGGCGGGCCAGCGCCGCCAGCTGCCCCGGCCCGGCGGGGACGCGGCCGGCACCGGCGGGGCCGAGTGGTCGACCGAGCCGGTCACCGTGCTCACCGAGCTCACCCTGATCGAGGACGGCCGGCTCTACTACCGGGGCGTGGACGTGGTGCGGTTCGCCGAGCGGTACGGGTTCGAGGCGGCGATCGGGCTGCTCTGGGGCGTCGGCGCCGAACCCGGCCTGCGGCTCACCGCCGCCCCGGACCTGGTCGCCGCGCTGCGCCGGGCCGGCGACACGCTGCCGCCCGGCACCCGGCTGCCCGACCGGCTGCGGGTCACGGCGGCCGTCGCGGCCTCGCTGGACCCGCTCCGCTTCGACCTACGCCCGGAGAACGTGCGGGCCACCGGTGCGGCGCTGATCGCCGCCCTGGTGGAGGCGCTGCCGGAGGAGCCCGGCGGGGCGCGGGAGTTCGTCGGGACGGGCACCGAGGGTTCGCTGGCGGCCCGGCTGTGGACCCGGCTGGCCGCCGGGCCGCCGCCGGCCGGGGCCGTCGACTGCCTGGACCGGGCCTTGGTGCTGCTGGCCGACCACGAGTTGGCGGTCTCCACGGTCGCCGCCCGGGTCGCGGCCTCGGCGCGGGCCCATCCGTACGCGGTGGTCTCGGCCGGCCTGGGGGCGAGCGACGGTCCGCTGCACGGCGCCGCCAGCGCGCTGGCCCACCGGCTGCTCGACGAGGTGCTCGCCGCCGGGAGCGCGGTGCCGGTGGTCTCCGAGTACCTGCGCACCGGACGCCCGATCCCCGGCCTCGGGCACCGGCTCTACCCGCAGGGCGACCCCCGCGCGGCCGCGCTGCTCGCCGCGGTCGGCGATCTGCCGGGCGCCGGGCCGGTACTGGCCGCGGTCGAGGACCTGGTCCGGGCGGCCGGCGGACACCGGTCGCCGGCCGCCGAGACCGCCAACGTGGACCTGGCGCTGGCCGCCTTCGCGCACCTCGCCGGGATGTCCGTGGAGGCCGGCGAGGTGATCTTCTCGGTGGCCCGGACCGCGGGGTGGCTGGCCCACGCGATGGAGGAGTACCAGGCGCCGCCGCTGCGGATGCGGGCCCGCGGGGTGTACACCGGCCCGCCGCCGGAGCAGGGCTAGCCAGGGGCGGGCTGTCGGGAACGCGCCGGGCGGGTCCCCGACAGCCCGCCTAGTACCACTGGTCGTAGGCGAGCTTGAGGACCAGGCCCACCACCACGGTGACGAGCACGCCCCGGACGAAGCCCGCCCCCTGCTTGAGGGCCATCCGGGCGCCGAGGGTGCCGCCGGTGAGGTTGAAGAGGCAGAGCAGGGCGGCGAGGCGCCACTGGACGGTGCCCTGGTAGCCGAAGACGGCGAGGGCGCCGAGGTTGGTGCAGACGTTGACGATCTTCGTGGTGGCCGAGGCGTGCACCAGGTCGAGCTGGAGCACGGCGGCCAGCGCGATCACCAGGAAGGTGCCGGTGCCCGGGCCGATCAGGCCGTCGTAGAAGCCGATGCCGGTGCCGACCAGCAGGATCGCGGCGAGCACCCGCTGCCGGGTGACCGGTGCGCCGGTGACGGCGGTGCCGAAGGCGGGGCGCAGCAGGACGAAGGCGAGGACGAGCAGCAGCACCACCATGATGACCGGCCGCAGCACCGCGCTGTCGATCCCGGCGGCGAACGAGGCCCCGGCGAGCGAGCCCAGGGCGGCGGCCAGGCCGACCTTGAAGGCCGTCCGCAGATCGACCTTGGTGCGGCGGGTGTAGGTGAGGGCGGCGGCGCTGGTGCCGACGATCGAGACGGCCTTGTTGGTACCGAGCACGTACGCCGTCGGCAGCTGCGGCAGCCCGACCAGCAGTGCGGGCAGCTGGATCAGCCCGCCCCCGCCGACCACGGCGTCGATCCAGCCGGCGCCGGCGGCGGCCAGGCAGAGCAGCACCAGCGTGGTCGCGGAGAGGTCCGGTAGACCGAGCCAGCTCATGAGGTGGCGCCCAGCGCGTAGCAGCGGCGGAGCCAGCGGCCCGCGCCCGGGGCGGCGGGGGTGAAGGGCACCCGGCGGTGCAGCACCCGGCGGTTGTCGAAGACGTGGAAGTCCCCGGCGCCGATCAGCACCGAGCTGCCGTCCAGCCCGGCGATCCGGGTCTCGAACGCGGCCAGCGCCGCCTCGGCCCCCTCGGTCAGCCCGGTGACCCGCCCGGGCCCGTACCGCAGACCGGGGTGACCGCTCGGGAGGGTCCAGACCATCGGCACGGCCTCCCGGGCCGGCTCCTCCCCGTCCGAGGCGTACGACTCGGGGGCGGTGACCGCGTACTCGGGGCGGCGCAGCGCCTGGACCGTGGAGTCCGGCAGCGCGGCGAGCACCTCCTCGACCAGGAGCAGGTCGGTGGGCACGGACTCGGTGTTGCGCATGCCGTAGAAGGAGAGGTGGTGCGGGATGGCCTCGGCGGCGGGCGCCCCGGCGGTGTGGTCGAGCACGGAGTCGTCGGTGTGCCAGTCCAGCGGCTGGGCGTAGCCCCAGGAGGTCTGGGTGTCGGCGGCCTCGGCGCGCGGCGCCACGTTGCGGATCGGGCGGCCCTCGTTCTCCCACCGGTAGGCGACGGGGGAGAGGGCGAGCAGTCGGAGCAGGCCGAAGTGCACCAGGTTGGCGGTGCCGAGGGTGGCCTCGTCGCAGAAGCCGTCGAGCGGGGTGGGCAGGTGCCGGCCGGTGGCCGGCAGCCCGGTGACGGTCAGCCAGGGCGTGGGCTGGTGGCGCCAGTCGGCCAGGTCGGCGAGGAGCTGCGGCGGCAGGCAGTTGCGCAGCAGCTTGGCGCCGTGGTCGAGCAGGTGGTCGGTGTCGGCGCCGGGAGTCGGCGCGGCGGCGAAGGCAGCGGCCACAGCGGGCCGGGCCTCCTCGGGCAGGCTGAAGGTGGTCCCCGTTATGGAATGCACGTTCGAGAGCCTAGGCGACGATCGTCACTCCAAGATCACGTTCGGGGAAACCCGTGCGGGATCGGGAAACCGCCAGGGGCGCGGGGAACTGCGCGAGCTCGGAAGGCAACGACCTGTAGCCTTCCGCAGCGCGCAGTTCCCCGCGCCCCTGACCGTGCAACCGGCTACTTGGCGGCACGCTTCGCGAGGAAGGCGGCGACCTCTTCGCGGATCTCCGGGGTGTCCAGGCCGCGCACGGTCATGGTCGTACGGCGGCGCAGCACGTCGTCCGCGGTGTAGGCCCACTCGTTGTCGGCGGCGTAGGCGACCTGGGCCCAGACGTCCGGGCCGTCCGGGTGGATGGGCTCGCCGAGCTCGGGGTGCTCGGCGATCAGGTGGGCGATCTCGAAGGAGAGGGTGCCGTAGTGGCTGGCCAGGTGCTTGGCCACCAGCGGCTCCATGCGGGAGCCGGGCTCGCGGTCGATCAGCAGGCGGTGCGCGACGGCGTTCGGCGCGCCGACGCCGGGCAGCGGCACGGTGGCCGGGATCGCCGACATGTCCTCGGCCAGGCCGGTGCCGGGCACGTGGGCGAGCTTCTCGAGCACGGTGCGGCCGATGTGGCGGTAGGTGGTCCACTTGCCGCCGGCGACCGAGAGCATGCCGCCCCGGCCCTCGGTGACCACGGTCTCGCGCTTGGCGGCGGCGGTGTCGCCCGGGCCGCCGGGCAGCACGCGCAGGCCGGCGAAGGCGTAGGTGATCAGGTCGCGGTCCAGGTGCTCGTCCTTGATCGCGTGGCCGGCCTCGCCGAGGATCTGGTCGATGTCGGCCTCGGTGGCGCGCACGTCCTGCGGGTCGCCGGTGTACTCCTCGTCGGTGGTCCCGAGCAGGACGTGGTCCTCCCACGGGATGGCGAAGGAGACGCGGTACTTGTCGATCGGGATGGTCAGCGCGGCGCGCCAGGGCGAGCGGCGCTTGACGACGACGTGCGCGCCCTTGGAGAGGCGGATGGAGGGGGCGGCGCCCGCGTCCTCCATCTTGCGCAGGTGGTCGACCCAGGGGCCGGTGGCGTTGAGCACCAGGCGGGCGTTGACGCCGAACTCGGCGCCGTCCAGGCGGTCCTTGAGGTCGGCGCCGGTCACCCGGCCGCCGGTGAAGCGCAGCCCGGTCACCTCCGCGTGGTTGAGCACGACCGCGCCCGCGTCGACGGCGGCGCGCACCGTCATCACGGCCACGCGCGAGTCGTTCATCTGGTGGTCGCCGTAGACGGCGACCGAGCGCAGGCCCTCGGTGCGCAGCGCGGGCACCTGCTGGGCGGCGTGGGCGGCGGTGGAGACCCGGCCCATGCCGTCGCGGAAGGCGGAGAGCGC from Kitasatospora sp. MMS16-BH015 encodes:
- a CDS encoding alpha/beta hydrolase, with protein sequence MTLQFTSEQRLDGEVLERGFTLGEIPGFLWTPASAAAPTPLILLGLPPLGLGRMYPRLLDRARSAVADGLAAATLELPGSGDRPRWPALDQARADLRRVMTAGEPVTEAIIDALTLPLVDRAAAEARTALDALLALPELTGPVGYSGGVISIGVRLAATEPRIAAAGLFAGSFVPRAILEEARRVTIPLHVLLQWDDEGNDRQAALDLFDAFGSAEKSLHANMGGHTGVPQHAGEDAASFFGRHLR
- a CDS encoding ATP-binding protein gives rise to the protein MGERVPTVYLLVGLTGAGKTTYARRVLEPGGVVRLAVDEVVFARYGRYGVDYPASEYFAIEAPVVAELRGQLGELVAAGRDVVWDHGLWPRGDREALKAVVEATGGRWRLLYFPVGRGELLRRLAERNRRGGANALPVTAADLDDFIGRFEVPVGEGEEIVGPEWFGGEGLASGRGVS
- a CDS encoding arsenic transporter; this encodes MRTAPERGSHSRHREQTLNTSAAEALSIGLLVLVLAAAVVRPWGWPEAVVAVPAAGIAVATGAISPEHAAAEAGRLGPVVGFLAAVLVLAKLCADEGLFHACGAWMARTAIGRPRRLLVQVFVIASLITAVLSLDATVVLLTPVVLATTTRLGVRARPHLYACAHLSNTASLLLPVSNLTNLLAFTASGLSFTRFAALMSLPWLVAIAVEYAVLRRFFAADLDAPAETSPGLAEPELPLFALVTVACTLAGFVLTSALGLNPAWAALAGALVLAGRALAQRRTTPTEIARSAAVPFLAFVLALGIVVRAVVDNGLAAALAHLVPSGTSLPTLFALAGLAALLSNLINNLPATLVLLPLTAPAGPGAVLAVLLGVNLGPNLTYAGSLATLLWRRILTTHATEVSLRDFTRLGLLVVPATLATAVPALWLTLKLS
- a CDS encoding FadR/GntR family transcriptional regulator yields the protein MDIQGLPGRLLADLGPAIASGELPVGTVLRSEELEEQYGVSRTVVREAVRILESMRLVESRRRVGSTVLPKEQWDVFDPLVIRWRLAGADRAAQLRSLGSLRVAVEPAAAALAARQATDDQRRELSALAVELTMTAKAADLEAFLRHDIAFHATVLRASGNEMFAHLGDTVGAVLTGRTEHQLMPHQPRPYAIRLHREVAEAICAGEAEQAEQAMRTIVVGALEELDATLG
- a CDS encoding gluconokinase, translating into MGLNVENHVPHPPLVVVMGVSGVGKTTVARLLAERLALPYAEADDFHPPANIAKMAAGIPLDDADRQPWLAALAGWLGERCAAGEGGVVTCSALKWRYRDTLRTGCPEAFFLHLSGGHRLVEDRLAHRAGHFMPASLLDSQYATLEPLQPDEHGLVLDVDHTPDHLVEMAAARLRPVNGDLA
- a CDS encoding gluconate:H+ symporter, producing the protein MTLPALLAAAPPALPHTGSDTQLLVATLVAIGAIVLLITKLKLHPFLALTLGSGLLAAVAGAPFDKLTSSFVTGFGSTVSSVGLLIGLGAMLGKLLADSGGANIIADTVLARSSRRALPWAMALIAAVLGLPLFFEVGVVLLIPIVLLVARRGGLPLIRVGIPALAGLSVLHGLVPPHPGPLVAVDALKADLGVTLALGLLIAVPTLIVAGPLFARVAERWVGPLELPAAPAEAEPAKGERQPSFGAVLATILLPVVLMLGKALADVVVDDPKAGIQRVADFVGSPLIALLAAVLLGMVTLGRAAGFDKARISTTVEKSLGPIAGIVFIVGAGGGFKQTLIDVGVGNAVSSWSAKWHISALLLGWLIAVLIRLATGSATVATITAAGIVSPLASGMSTSHAALLVLAIGAGSLFLSHVNDAGFWLVKEYFGMSVGQTLKSWSVMETIISVVAIALILPLSLVI
- a CDS encoding citrate/2-methylcitrate synthase, with the translated sequence MSTATTPSQANLATPTDAGIEVPRGLKGVVVTETALSDVRGLEGFYHYRQYSAIELAEQRTLEDVWHLMLLGELPDPAARAAFRARTAPLRRLPEALRAVLPALAAATAPAGPLAALGPALSIAAADRGLRPLYDTAPEQRLADALFATALVPTILTAVHRLQHGEQPVEPRTDLPYAANYLYMLTGREPGPAEARAIEQYLIATVDHGFNASTFTSRVIASTGADLAACLVGGLGALSGPLHGGAPSRALDTLDAIGTPDRIDPWIRARVLAGDRIMGFGHPVYRTEDPRSRMLRGVAEEFGGGLVEFAVAVERQVLAILTELKPGRELHTNVEFYAGVVMHLCGLPREMFTPTFAAARAIGWSANILEQAGDSKIIRPAARYVGPAVPQPVPAA
- a CDS encoding citrate synthase, with protein sequence MSAGRLTTQQVAELLGVKVQTVYAYASRGLLSSERVSGGKGSTFDAAEVAALAAGQRRQLPRPGGDAAGTGGAEWSTEPVTVLTELTLIEDGRLYYRGVDVVRFAERYGFEAAIGLLWGVGAEPGLRLTAAPDLVAALRRAGDTLPPGTRLPDRLRVTAAVAASLDPLRFDLRPENVRATGAALIAALVEALPEEPGGAREFVGTGTEGSLAARLWTRLAAGPPPAGAVDCLDRALVLLADHELAVSTVAARVAASARAHPYAVVSAGLGASDGPLHGAASALAHRLLDEVLAAGSAVPVVSEYLRTGRPIPGLGHRLYPQGDPRAAALLAAVGDLPGAGPVLAAVEDLVRAAGGHRSPAAETANVDLALAAFAHLAGMSVEAGEVIFSVARTAGWLAHAMEEYQAPPLRMRARGVYTGPPPEQG
- a CDS encoding TSUP family transporter, whose amino-acid sequence is MSWLGLPDLSATTLVLLCLAAAGAGWIDAVVGGGGLIQLPALLVGLPQLPTAYVLGTNKAVSIVGTSAAALTYTRRTKVDLRTAFKVGLAAALGSLAGASFAAGIDSAVLRPVIMVVLLLVLAFVLLRPAFGTAVTGAPVTRQRVLAAILLVGTGIGFYDGLIGPGTGTFLVIALAAVLQLDLVHASATTKIVNVCTNLGALAVFGYQGTVQWRLAALLCLFNLTGGTLGARMALKQGAGFVRGVLVTVVVGLVLKLAYDQWY